The Pseudomonadota bacterium genome includes a window with the following:
- a CDS encoding prepilin-type N-terminal cleavage/methylation domain-containing protein: MRYKERLQRGGPARGFTLIELMIVIAIIGILTAVMIPNMVKSKYQAQWTSCAGYERNIAAALENYQAQYGSYPSALSALVVVNPPYMNFIPTCPSNGTSYSSSYQPANSTSGTSVYDHFTIYCPGAHFIVLTSVKQGYPQYNPERGSLQYDSTH; encoded by the coding sequence TTGCGCTACAAGGAGCGTCTCCAACGGGGGGGACCTGCACGCGGCTTCACGCTGATCGAGCTCATGATCGTGATTGCCATCATCGGTATCCTGACTGCTGTCATGATCCCGAACATGGTCAAGAGCAAGTATCAAGCCCAGTGGACGTCTTGCGCAGGCTATGAGCGGAACATCGCGGCGGCACTCGAGAACTATCAGGCCCAGTACGGAAGCTATCCCTCGGCATTGAGCGCGCTGGTGGTCGTCAATCCCCCGTACATGAACTTCATCCCCACGTGTCCAAGCAATGGCACCAGCTATTCAAGCTCGTACCAGCCGGCGAACTCTACGAGCGGCACGTCTGTGTACGATCACTTCACGATCTACTGCCCTGGCGCGCACTTCATCGTTCTCACCAGCGTGAAGCAGGGCTATCCCCAGTACAACCCGGAACGCGGCTCGTTGCAGTACGATTCCACGCATTGA
- the pilM gene encoding type IV pilus assembly protein PilM: MHFLKSLFGSKTSVGGLDVGSNAIKLAQIAKTSSGEFQLERIAMGPTPQMALKDGAVVDVRSLGDAIRQLYAAQNFTVQKVDGVVAGQSVVIRPISMTAMTQKELKNAIKFEAERYLPYSVADAQIDGIPLRSNVDGDDKQMEVLLVAAPREMLRNAQEVIKQSGITPNSIDLEPMSLVRALKVNTDPQTFEQTIALINLGANSSSINIFKAGMLRHNRTITVAGNSFTKAIGQSLNLSFDEAEKIKKDKGVIRVEKDATPVAPTTMRIYNVISPVLSELITEVQRSFDYYRSRYRGESVDVIYLSGGTARFKNIDAYIYNELGIQCHIANPFKNISVSGVSGMSAEEIQEMAPSLMVVVGLALRELV; this comes from the coding sequence ATGCACTTTCTGAAGTCGCTCTTCGGGTCGAAGACGTCTGTCGGTGGTCTCGATGTGGGCAGCAACGCAATCAAGTTGGCTCAGATCGCGAAGACCTCCAGCGGCGAGTTCCAGCTCGAGAGAATCGCCATGGGACCCACGCCGCAGATGGCCTTGAAAGACGGCGCGGTCGTAGATGTCCGCAGCCTCGGTGATGCGATCCGTCAGCTCTACGCAGCCCAGAACTTCACGGTTCAGAAGGTGGACGGGGTCGTTGCCGGTCAGTCTGTTGTGATCCGTCCCATCAGCATGACGGCCATGACCCAGAAAGAGCTTAAGAACGCCATCAAGTTCGAGGCGGAGCGGTATCTCCCGTACTCCGTCGCAGATGCCCAGATCGATGGCATTCCCCTGCGCAGCAACGTCGACGGCGATGACAAGCAGATGGAAGTCCTGCTGGTTGCCGCGCCTCGCGAGATGCTCCGCAACGCGCAAGAGGTCATCAAGCAGTCGGGCATCACCCCGAACTCCATCGACCTCGAGCCCATGTCTCTCGTTCGGGCGCTGAAGGTGAACACCGACCCGCAGACCTTCGAGCAGACCATCGCGCTGATAAATCTGGGCGCGAACTCGAGCAGCATCAACATCTTCAAGGCAGGGATGTTGCGCCACAACCGTACCATCACGGTGGCGGGCAACAGTTTCACGAAGGCCATCGGTCAGTCGCTCAACCTGAGCTTCGACGAGGCAGAGAAGATCAAGAAAGACAAAGGTGTCATCCGTGTGGAGAAAGACGCGACGCCGGTCGCGCCCACCACGATGCGCATCTACAACGTCATCAGTCCGGTGCTCTCTGAGCTGATCACCGAGGTGCAGCGGTCTTTCGACTACTATCGGTCGCGGTACCGGGGAGAGTCTGTCGACGTGATCTATCTCTCCGGGGGCACCGCTCGGTTCAAGAACATCGATGCCTACATCTACAATGAACTCGGAATCCAGTGCCACATAGCGAACCCGTTCAAGAACATCTCCGTGTCTGGCGTTTCCGGGATGTCCGCTGAGGAGATCCAGGAGATGGCGCCGTCGCTCATGGTGGTGGTCGGACTGGCGTTGCGTGAGCTGGTGTGA